The following coding sequences lie in one Nonomuraea muscovyensis genomic window:
- a CDS encoding N-acyl-D-amino-acid deacylase family protein, producing the protein MAFDVIISGGRLLDGTGAPPYRADLAVSGDRVAAVGRLDGARAGTVIDARGRLVAPGFVDCHAHGDAAVFDPAVQQAALRQGVTTFVLGQDGLSFAPGSAATVAYAARYFAAVNGAPPIDGPLTVGALLGCYDRAVAVNTAYLIPHGTVRYDVMGPSPDAAAPGDLARMRAHVERGLADGAVGLSSGLEYLPGRYASAEELAALCEPLGGLPYVTHMRAYGAEAAVGMSEVTEIGLRSGAAVHVSHLHGPAGVLLPLVEEALGRDVDLTFDTYPYLRGSTILAMVVLPPDVPGAEPERALEMLASDELDAWWPGLEQTWPRLTISHAPGLEWAEGLGMVEAAGRAGVTPAEFCRRLLIETRLEAGCVSARPDEGPEGEESVRRMLRHPAQTGGSDGIYVGGHPHPRGFGAFARFLGRHVRELGDWTWEQAIVHLAAHPARRFGLADRGLLRPGFAADVVVFDPVTVADRATYAVPRALATGVDDVLVSGTRVLAGGESTGATPGRALRPS; encoded by the coding sequence GTGGCATTCGACGTGATCATCAGCGGGGGCCGGCTGCTCGACGGCACCGGCGCCCCGCCGTACCGGGCCGACCTGGCGGTCAGCGGCGACCGCGTCGCGGCGGTGGGCCGGCTCGACGGCGCGCGGGCCGGCACCGTGATCGACGCGCGCGGCCGGCTGGTGGCGCCCGGGTTCGTCGACTGCCACGCGCACGGCGACGCGGCCGTGTTCGACCCGGCGGTGCAGCAGGCGGCGCTGCGGCAGGGCGTGACCACGTTCGTGCTCGGCCAGGACGGCCTGTCCTTCGCCCCCGGCTCGGCCGCCACCGTCGCCTACGCCGCCCGCTACTTCGCGGCCGTCAACGGCGCGCCCCCGATCGACGGGCCGCTGACCGTGGGCGCGCTGCTCGGCTGCTACGACCGGGCCGTCGCGGTCAACACCGCCTACCTGATCCCGCACGGCACGGTCCGCTACGACGTCATGGGCCCGTCCCCCGACGCCGCCGCGCCCGGCGACCTGGCCCGTATGCGCGCCCACGTCGAGCGCGGGCTGGCGGACGGCGCCGTGGGCCTGTCGAGCGGCCTGGAGTACCTGCCCGGTCGCTACGCCTCGGCCGAGGAGCTGGCCGCGCTCTGCGAGCCGCTCGGGGGTCTGCCGTACGTGACCCACATGCGTGCCTACGGCGCCGAGGCCGCGGTCGGCATGTCGGAGGTGACCGAGATCGGCCTCCGGTCCGGTGCCGCCGTCCACGTCTCCCACCTGCACGGGCCCGCGGGCGTGCTGCTGCCGCTGGTTGAGGAGGCGCTCGGCCGTGACGTCGACCTCACCTTCGACACCTACCCCTACCTGCGCGGCAGCACCATCCTGGCGATGGTCGTGCTTCCGCCCGACGTCCCCGGCGCCGAGCCCGAGCGGGCCCTGGAGATGCTCGCCTCGGACGAGCTCGACGCCTGGTGGCCCGGCCTGGAGCAGACCTGGCCGCGGCTGACGATCTCCCACGCGCCCGGCCTGGAATGGGCCGAAGGACTCGGCATGGTCGAGGCGGCCGGGCGGGCGGGCGTCACCCCGGCCGAGTTCTGCCGGCGCCTGCTCATCGAGACGCGCCTGGAGGCCGGCTGCGTGTCAGCCCGTCCCGACGAGGGGCCCGAGGGGGAGGAGTCCGTACGCCGGATGCTCCGCCACCCGGCCCAGACCGGCGGCTCCGACGGCATCTACGTGGGCGGCCACCCGCACCCCCGGGGGTTCGGGGCGTTCGCCCGGTTCCTCGGCCGGCACGTGCGCGAGCTGGGCGACTGGACGTGGGAGCAGGCGATCGTGCACCTGGCCGCGCACCCGGCGCGCCGCTTCGGGCTGGCCGACCGCGGGCTGCTGCGGCCGGGATTCGCGGCGGACGTCGTGGTGTTCGACCCGGTGACGGTGGCCGACCGGGCCACGTACGCCGTTCCGCGCGCCCTCGCGACCGGGGTGGACGACGTGCTGGTGTCGGGAACACGGGTACTGGCCGGTGGCGAGTCGACCGGGGCGACCCCGGGCCGGGCCCTCCGCCCTTCGTGA
- a CDS encoding arylamine N-acetyltransferase family protein: MITSRYLHRLGLADLLDAPPSARGLRALHRAHVERVPYEVLDIWLGRATTVEPHASARRVVAGRGGYCFHLNGAFHLLARALGYDVTRHVGGVQGHDGEPGVTANHLVLTARGLPDDGNPGGEWLVDLGLGDGPHEPIPLVAGTYRQGPFVYGLRPSSVAPGGWRLDHDPGGSFRGMDFGPAATGMSAFTAMHEHLTTSPESGFVRVATVQRRDASGVDVLRGLVLTRVGHGRRSVTLDTARDYHAALADVFGLTLDDVPADARDGLFRRVHAAHEAWLATAPATAPAVAPV, translated from the coding sequence GTGATCACGTCCCGGTATCTCCACCGTCTCGGCCTCGCCGACCTGCTGGACGCGCCCCCGTCGGCCCGGGGGCTGCGCGCGCTGCATCGCGCGCACGTCGAGCGGGTGCCGTACGAGGTGCTGGACATCTGGCTCGGCCGCGCCACGACCGTCGAGCCGCACGCGTCGGCGCGGCGCGTCGTGGCCGGGCGGGGCGGCTACTGCTTCCACCTGAACGGCGCGTTCCACCTGCTGGCGAGGGCGCTCGGCTACGACGTGACGCGGCACGTGGGCGGCGTGCAGGGCCACGACGGCGAGCCGGGCGTCACCGCGAACCACCTGGTCCTGACCGCGCGGGGCCTGCCTGACGACGGCAACCCGGGCGGCGAGTGGCTGGTGGACCTCGGGCTCGGCGACGGGCCGCACGAGCCGATCCCGTTGGTGGCGGGCACCTACCGGCAGGGGCCCTTCGTGTACGGCCTGCGACCGTCGTCGGTGGCGCCCGGCGGGTGGCGGCTGGACCACGACCCGGGCGGCTCGTTCCGCGGGATGGACTTCGGGCCGGCGGCCACGGGGATGTCGGCGTTCACCGCCATGCACGAGCACCTCACCACGTCGCCGGAGTCGGGATTCGTGCGGGTGGCGACCGTGCAGCGGCGCGACGCCTCCGGGGTGGACGTGCTGCGCGGGCTGGTGCTCACGCGGGTGGGACACGGGCGGCGTTCGGTGACGCTGGACACGGCCCGCGACTACCACGCGGCGCTGGCCGACGTGTTCGGGCTGACGCTCGACGACGTCCCGGCCGATGCGCGGGACGGGCTCTTCCGCCGGGTGCACGCCGCGCACGAGGCGTGGCTCGCCACCGCCCCGGCCACTGCCCCGGCCGTCGCCCCGGTCTGA
- a CDS encoding DUF4153 domain-containing protein, with protein sequence MRPLDFLGRIKVKLGLVIVLAVATAFVVNEAGIAAGLPREIRIAVAVALSLVMVQVLARGMTKPLREMARAAQTIAKGRYTLRVRATSRDEVGELARAFNAMAADLGEVDRQRRELVANVSHELRTPITGLRAVLENVVDGVSAPDPGTMRTALAQADRLGRLVAQLLDLSRLDSGVRLIEPEVVELAPLVEQALREAALAREDVRLVALGGGGLEVRADPDLLAQVLANLLDNAVRHSPPGGVVTVAAGPRADGVRITVADQGPGIPASARARVFERFSRLDAARAADAGGAGLGLAIVKEIVELHGGSIHIDDCAGCRMVVDLPGRTSMPSERERPVAPVPPVVAGGGSARPVVTPPVGGAAALDPTVAGTAGAEGEAPTTGPLRPGALPAEAPSAGALTAAAPSVGTPATAAPSVGTPATAAPSVDTPATGTPSVGTSAGGTSLPVEGAVPQSLPAEAPAGDAVPVGASAAEVSTAGVSTAGVPAAEGWAAGAGGSGVRQAGPPFPADPGGRLGRMVAGAAIGLLLGFLGGIFVAVFVSVMVGDGAALLALVLSTALLGAIGLALGAGSGRGAQGPRPYPAPYPQSPYQQSPYQPGPHQQHPHLPAPRREDGRRPDPHRPDPYATQPGQEGRQPPPPAYVPPPLFPQPDLPETPRWLLPAAAGAGVFGAVALPGAQAGLGVVLVAMALGAAALPALLRRLTPWTITFGLLAYWLVSMAAVRDADWLVGLLLAAGGALAALAVSGAGSGWLGVIRGGVSVLLALGPVAWFLGRPLKRLTARRRVLPMLAGLGITAVLLLVFGLLFASADAVFAAYAERLTSAPAWAESAPLRIFLFVAVAAVLAAVVLVALRPVNEPEAPETKVSLSGPVWKLPLTAVNLLFGAFVAVQITALFGGDTLVLQTRGLTYAEYARQGFFQLVVVSVFVLGIVGVAGGVLRTGRRDRWVLAGLLGLLCALTMVVLVSALHRLHLYTAAYGLSRLRVSVEATVWWLGAVFLLVLLAGAVRLAGRSAGWLPRTVVLVTALGLGAFAVVNPDLRVAETQVGVRGVAKIDSDYLGDLGAEAVPALDRLPEPQRSCVLAAVVAANGLAGPDPWNGWNLARSRARDLLAERPLVASPTCARIRS encoded by the coding sequence GTGAGGCCGCTCGACTTCCTCGGCCGGATCAAGGTCAAGCTCGGCCTCGTCATCGTGCTGGCCGTCGCGACCGCGTTCGTGGTGAACGAGGCCGGCATCGCCGCCGGGCTGCCGCGCGAGATCCGCATCGCCGTGGCCGTGGCGCTGTCCCTGGTGATGGTGCAGGTGCTGGCCAGGGGGATGACCAAGCCGCTGCGTGAGATGGCCCGCGCGGCGCAGACCATCGCCAAGGGCCGCTACACGCTGCGCGTCCGCGCCACCTCCCGCGACGAGGTGGGGGAGCTGGCCCGGGCGTTCAACGCGATGGCCGCCGACCTCGGCGAGGTGGACCGGCAGCGGCGCGAGCTCGTCGCGAACGTCAGCCACGAACTGCGCACCCCCATCACCGGCCTGCGTGCCGTCCTGGAGAACGTCGTGGACGGCGTCTCCGCGCCCGATCCCGGCACCATGCGCACCGCCCTCGCCCAGGCCGACCGGCTGGGGCGGCTGGTGGCCCAGCTGCTCGACCTGTCACGGCTCGACTCGGGCGTCCGGCTGATCGAGCCGGAGGTGGTGGAACTGGCGCCGCTGGTCGAGCAGGCGCTGCGGGAGGCGGCGCTGGCGCGCGAGGACGTCCGGCTCGTCGCCCTCGGCGGTGGCGGCCTCGAGGTGCGCGCCGACCCTGACCTGCTGGCCCAGGTCCTGGCCAACCTCCTCGACAACGCCGTACGGCACAGCCCGCCGGGCGGTGTGGTCACCGTGGCCGCCGGACCGCGCGCCGACGGGGTCCGGATCACGGTCGCCGACCAGGGGCCGGGGATCCCGGCCTCGGCCCGGGCGCGCGTGTTCGAGCGGTTCTCGCGGCTGGACGCGGCGCGCGCGGCGGACGCGGGGGGCGCGGGGCTGGGGCTGGCCATCGTGAAGGAGATCGTCGAGCTGCACGGCGGCTCGATCCACATCGACGACTGCGCGGGCTGCCGCATGGTCGTGGACCTGCCCGGGAGGACGAGCATGCCTTCGGAACGAGAACGCCCGGTCGCGCCGGTCCCACCGGTCGTGGCGGGCGGCGGTTCGGCGAGGCCCGTCGTGACACCGCCGGTGGGAGGGGCCGCGGCCCTCGACCCGACGGTTGCCGGAACGGCGGGTGCCGAGGGGGAAGCGCCCACGACGGGACCGCTCAGGCCGGGCGCCTTGCCGGCGGAAGCCCCGTCGGCGGGCGCCCTCACGGCGGCGGCTCCGTCGGTGGGCACTCCGGCAACGGCGGCCCCGTCGGTGGGTACCCCGGCAACGGCGGCCCCGTCGGTGGACACTCCGGCAACGGGGACCCCGTCGGTGGGCACCTCGGCAGGAGGGACGTCTCTCCCGGTGGAGGGGGCGGTCCCGCAGAGCCTGCCGGCGGAGGCGCCGGCCGGGGACGCTGTGCCCGTGGGGGCGTCGGCAGCCGAGGTTTCCACTGCCGGGGTTTCCACTGCCGGGGTGCCGGCTGCGGAGGGCTGGGCGGCGGGGGCCGGGGGGAGCGGTGTCCGGCAGGCGGGTCCGCCCTTCCCCGCGGATCCGGGCGGACGGCTCGGCCGGATGGTGGCGGGGGCCGCCATCGGGCTGCTCCTCGGCTTCCTGGGCGGCATCTTCGTGGCGGTGTTCGTCAGCGTCATGGTGGGGGACGGGGCCGCGCTGCTCGCCCTGGTGCTGAGCACGGCGCTGCTCGGCGCCATCGGGCTCGCCCTGGGCGCGGGCTCCGGGCGCGGCGCGCAAGGCCCCAGGCCCTACCCGGCCCCCTACCCGCAGAGCCCGTACCAGCAGAGCCCGTACCAGCCTGGCCCGCACCAGCAGCACCCTCATCTCCCGGCCCCGCGCAGGGAGGACGGACGACGGCCCGACCCGCACCGGCCGGACCCCTACGCGACGCAGCCCGGCCAGGAGGGGCGGCAACCGCCGCCGCCCGCGTACGTGCCGCCGCCCCTCTTCCCGCAGCCCGACCTGCCCGAGACGCCGCGCTGGCTGCTGCCAGCCGCGGCCGGGGCGGGCGTGTTCGGCGCGGTGGCGCTGCCCGGCGCGCAGGCCGGGCTGGGCGTCGTGCTGGTGGCGATGGCGCTCGGCGCGGCGGCGCTGCCCGCGCTGCTGCGGCGGCTGACGCCGTGGACGATCACGTTCGGGCTGCTGGCGTACTGGCTGGTCTCGATGGCGGCCGTCCGGGACGCCGACTGGCTGGTCGGCCTGCTGCTGGCGGCCGGCGGCGCGCTGGCCGCGCTCGCCGTGTCGGGGGCCGGGAGCGGCTGGCTCGGCGTGATCAGGGGCGGCGTGTCGGTGCTGCTGGCCCTCGGGCCGGTGGCGTGGTTCCTGGGCCGGCCGCTCAAGCGGCTGACGGCCAGGCGGCGCGTCCTGCCGATGCTCGCCGGGCTGGGCATCACGGCCGTGCTGCTGCTGGTGTTCGGGCTGCTGTTCGCCTCGGCGGACGCGGTGTTCGCCGCCTACGCCGAGCGGCTGACCAGCGCGCCCGCCTGGGCGGAGTCGGCACCACTGCGGATCTTCCTGTTCGTGGCCGTGGCGGCGGTCCTCGCGGCGGTGGTGCTGGTGGCACTCAGGCCCGTCAACGAGCCGGAGGCCCCCGAGACCAAGGTCAGCCTGAGCGGCCCGGTCTGGAAGCTGCCGCTGACCGCCGTGAACCTGCTGTTCGGGGCGTTCGTCGCGGTGCAGATCACCGCGCTGTTCGGCGGTGACACGCTGGTGCTGCAGACGCGCGGGCTGACCTACGCCGAGTACGCCCGGCAGGGCTTCTTCCAGCTCGTCGTGGTCAGCGTGTTCGTGCTGGGCATCGTCGGGGTGGCCGGCGGGGTGCTGCGGACCGGCCGGCGCGACCGCTGGGTGCTGGCCGGGCTGCTGGGCCTGCTGTGCGCGTTGACCATGGTGGTGCTCGTCTCGGCGCTGCACCGGTTGCACCTCTACACCGCCGCCTACGGCCTGTCGCGGCTGCGCGTCTCCGTGGAGGCCACCGTGTGGTGGCTGGGCGCGGTGTTCCTCCTGGTGCTGCTGGCCGGAGCGGTCCGGCTGGCGGGGCGGTCGGCCGGCTGGCTGCCGCGCACCGTCGTGCTCGTCACGGCCCTCGGACTCGGCGCGTTCGCCGTGGTCAACCCCGACCTGCGGGTGGCCGAGACGCAGGTCGGCGTGCGCGGCGTGGCCAAGATCGACTCTGACTACCTGGGCGACCTGGGCGCCGAGGCCGTGCCCGCGCTGGACCGGCTGCCGGAGCCCCAGCGCAGTTGCGTGCTCGCCGCCGTGGTCGCCGCCAACGGCCTGGCCGGGCCCGACCCCTGGAACGGCTGGAACCTCGCCCGCTCCCGAGCCCGTGACCTGCTCGCCGAACGGCCCCTCGTCGCGTCGCCCACGTGCGCCCGGATCCGGAGCTGA
- a CDS encoding LysE family translocator — MIPWSVFLVFVGASLALVLLPGPNHLYITARGLAQGRAAALASAFGVETGTLVHIAAAAAGLSYVISRSATLFGIVKWAGVAYLVYLGVRAFTAKDGPGAEALKPQPLRTVFLEGVLVNVLNPKVTLFFLALLPQFVDPAAGSPALQIVLLGVTLLLLGLLSDIAYAFTAGALGGRLARRARALRYFSGVVYLGLGVATAFTGRK, encoded by the coding sequence GTGATCCCATGGTCGGTTTTCCTCGTGTTCGTGGGCGCCTCGCTGGCCCTGGTGCTGCTGCCTGGCCCCAACCACCTCTACATCACCGCACGCGGCCTCGCCCAGGGCCGGGCGGCGGCGCTGGCCAGCGCGTTCGGGGTGGAGACGGGCACGCTCGTGCACATCGCCGCCGCCGCGGCCGGACTGTCGTACGTGATCTCCAGGTCGGCGACGCTGTTCGGGATCGTCAAGTGGGCGGGCGTCGCGTACCTCGTCTACCTCGGCGTCCGCGCCTTCACCGCCAAGGACGGGCCCGGCGCCGAGGCGCTGAAGCCGCAGCCGCTGCGCACGGTGTTCCTCGAAGGCGTGCTGGTCAACGTGCTGAACCCCAAGGTGACGCTGTTCTTCCTGGCGCTGCTGCCGCAGTTCGTGGACCCGGCCGCGGGGTCGCCCGCACTGCAGATCGTGCTCCTCGGGGTCACGCTGCTCCTGCTCGGGCTGCTTTCGGACATCGCGTACGCGTTCACGGCCGGCGCGCTGGGCGGCCGCCTGGCCAGGCGGGCCAGGGCGCTGCGCTACTTCAGCGGCGTGGTGTACCTGGGGCTGGGCGTGGCGACGGCGTTCACCGGGAGAAAATGA
- a CDS encoding TetR/AcrR family transcriptional regulator gives MAPRKQQEIFDATLRLVAERGYDGLTVEGVAERSGVNKTTIYRWWPSKAALLGAALVEADVLGFEAPDTGSLRGDLVALVEGVVRLLTEPPARDVVVAALGAAARHPELDAHGFFADRFARERQIFERAARRGELAETADPMLVVDLLAGAVWLRAVFRGLPLDEDFAPRAVSAVLDGVRAPAAAP, from the coding sequence ATGGCGCCGAGGAAGCAGCAGGAGATCTTCGATGCGACGCTGCGGCTGGTGGCGGAGCGGGGCTACGACGGGCTGACGGTCGAGGGCGTGGCCGAGCGGTCGGGCGTCAACAAGACGACGATCTACCGCTGGTGGCCGTCGAAGGCGGCGCTGCTCGGGGCGGCGCTGGTGGAGGCCGATGTGCTGGGGTTCGAGGCGCCGGACACGGGGAGCCTGCGCGGCGACCTGGTGGCGCTGGTCGAAGGCGTCGTGCGGCTGCTCACCGAGCCGCCCGCCCGGGACGTCGTGGTCGCCGCGCTCGGCGCCGCCGCACGGCATCCCGAACTGGACGCGCACGGGTTCTTCGCCGACCGGTTCGCCCGCGAGCGGCAGATCTTCGAGCGGGCGGCGCGGCGCGGCGAGCTGGCCGAGACCGCCGACCCGATGCTGGTCGTCGACCTGCTGGCGGGGGCGGTGTGGCTGCGGGCGGTCTTCAGGGGCCTGCCGCTGGACGAGGACTTCGCGCCGCGGGCCGTCTCGGCCGTGCTCGACGGCGTACGGGCACCCGCCGCCGCCCCGTAG
- a CDS encoding serine/threonine-protein kinase, with amino-acid sequence MGDTTKLAGRYRLLNPLGGGAVRLAFDEVAHRDVAVRELRLPPELCDAATRDARLAAGLRHPCVVPVLDVVAEGGMPWLVMEFVSGASLEQTVAARGPLPALQAARVGVGVLAAVLTAHAAGLVHGRVNPGNVLLATTGRALLTGFGLPQAGLRPSADLWSLAATLHFAVEGRPPGSVPAAGTDPLRALIRAMLDPLGPPPVEMLAETLDRLAVERSLEQVIAAWGPLSPARAAAVGLAVLDRLAASHARGEHHGAVHPASVLTPDIPPSGGPAPAGQTSGAPVPAGPTSGASVPAGPTSGASVPGGPPAGQVVPWRAAAWLVPARVAGPAAPAFRAPEGVPSPAADLWALGATLFAAVEGHPPAPGAPLTRAGALAPVLFRLLSGDPALRGEPGALREDLLAVAGSA; translated from the coding sequence ATGGGAGACACCACGAAACTCGCAGGACGTTACCGGCTGCTGAACCCCCTGGGCGGGGGCGCCGTGCGGCTGGCCTTCGACGAGGTGGCACACCGGGACGTCGCGGTGCGCGAGCTGCGCCTGCCGCCCGAGCTGTGCGACGCCGCGACGCGTGACGCGCGGCTGGCGGCCGGGCTGCGGCATCCGTGCGTCGTCCCGGTCCTCGACGTGGTGGCCGAGGGCGGCATGCCGTGGCTGGTGATGGAGTTCGTCTCGGGGGCCTCGCTGGAGCAGACCGTGGCGGCGCGCGGGCCGCTGCCGGCCCTGCAGGCGGCCAGGGTGGGCGTGGGCGTGCTGGCCGCCGTGCTGACAGCGCACGCCGCCGGTCTCGTGCACGGACGGGTCAACCCGGGCAACGTGCTGCTGGCCACGACGGGGCGGGCGCTGCTGACGGGGTTCGGGCTGCCGCAGGCGGGTCTGCGGCCATCGGCCGACCTGTGGTCGCTGGCGGCCACCCTGCACTTCGCCGTCGAGGGCCGGCCGCCGGGCTCCGTGCCCGCCGCGGGCACCGATCCGCTGCGGGCGCTGATCCGGGCCATGCTCGACCCGCTGGGGCCACCGCCGGTCGAGATGCTGGCCGAGACGCTGGATCGGCTCGCCGTGGAGCGTTCCCTGGAGCAGGTGATCGCCGCGTGGGGGCCGCTGTCCCCGGCGCGGGCGGCCGCCGTCGGCCTGGCCGTCCTCGACCGGCTGGCCGCGTCGCACGCCCGCGGCGAGCATCACGGCGCCGTCCACCCGGCCAGCGTCCTCACCCCTGACATCCCCCCGTCCGGCGGACCGGCACCGGCCGGGCAGACGTCAGGCGCCCCCGTTCCGGCCGGGCCGACATCAGGCGCATCCGTTCCGGCCGGGCCGACGTCAGGCGCATCCGTTCCGGGCGGGCCGCCCGCCGGCCAGGTGGTCCCGTGGCGGGCGGCGGCGTGGCTGGTGCCGGCGCGGGTGGCGGGCCCGGCCGCGCCGGCCTTCCGGGCGCCCGAGGGGGTGCCGAGCCCGGCCGCCGACCTGTGGGCGCTCGGGGCGACGTTGTTCGCCGCCGTGGAGGGCCACCCGCCCGCTCCGGGGGCGCCGCTCACCAGGGCCGGGGCGCTGGCTCCCGTCCTGTTCCGGCTGCTGTCCGGCGACCCCGCCCTGCGCGGCGAGCCCGGCGCGCTCCGGGAGGACCTACTCGCGGTCGCCGGCTCCGCCTGA
- a CDS encoding response regulator transcription factor → MAEQRRVLLVEDDETIARAVRDRLAAEGFDVRVAGDGETALVEHRRAEPDLVILDRLLPGLDGLEVCRRMQAARPVPVLMLTALGEETDVLVGLGVGADDYLAKPFSMRELVARIHALLRRVERAAQLAAEDTVIRVGEVEIDTAARRVFVRGVEAQLTRTEFDLLRRLAERPGQVFERDRLLSDVWGFAEAAATRTVDSHVRALRRKLGSDVVRTVHGVGYALVRR, encoded by the coding sequence GTGGCAGAACAACGGCGGGTCCTCCTGGTCGAGGACGACGAGACGATCGCGCGGGCCGTACGCGACCGGCTGGCGGCCGAGGGGTTCGATGTCCGGGTGGCCGGAGACGGCGAGACCGCCCTGGTGGAGCACCGCAGGGCAGAGCCCGACCTGGTCATCCTGGACCGGCTGCTGCCGGGGCTCGACGGGCTGGAGGTGTGCCGCCGGATGCAGGCGGCCAGGCCGGTGCCGGTCCTCATGCTCACCGCGCTGGGCGAGGAGACCGACGTGCTGGTGGGCCTGGGCGTGGGCGCCGACGACTATCTCGCCAAGCCGTTCAGCATGCGGGAGCTGGTGGCCAGGATCCACGCGCTGCTGCGCCGGGTCGAGCGGGCCGCCCAGCTTGCCGCCGAGGACACGGTGATCAGGGTCGGCGAGGTGGAGATCGACACGGCGGCCCGCCGGGTGTTCGTGCGGGGCGTCGAGGCGCAGCTCACCAGGACCGAGTTCGACCTGCTGCGCCGCCTCGCCGAGCGGCCGGGGCAGGTCTTCGAGCGCGACCGGCTGTTGTCGGACGTGTGGGGCTTCGCCGAGGCCGCCGCCACCAGGACCGTCGACAGCCACGTGCGGGCGCTGCGCCGCAAGCTCGGCTCCGACGTGGTGCGCACCGTGCACGGAGTCGGGTACGCCCTGGTCCGCCGGTGA
- a CDS encoding DUF3817 domain-containing protein — protein MESALKPFRVLAYIVGVMLLVLCVAMVLRYGFGNPGLSKVTAPIHGFFYMVYLVAVMNLGMKGRWSWQYMLGIMLGGTVPFLSFFVEHRVTQKVRAQLATAGA, from the coding sequence GTGGAATCGGCTCTCAAACCCTTCCGGGTGCTCGCCTACATCGTCGGCGTGATGTTGCTCGTGCTCTGCGTGGCGATGGTGCTCAGGTACGGCTTCGGCAACCCGGGCCTGTCGAAGGTCACCGCACCCATCCACGGCTTCTTCTACATGGTCTATCTGGTCGCGGTGATGAACCTCGGCATGAAGGGCCGCTGGAGCTGGCAGTACATGCTGGGCATCATGCTCGGCGGCACGGTGCCGTTCCTGTCGTTCTTCGTGGAGCACCGGGTGACCCAGAAGGTGCGCGCGCAACTGGCGACGGCGGGCGCCTGA
- a CDS encoding alanine racemase: MREALGRSIFDGGLSFPLMVVHRDALEHNVALVAAFARDHGMRLAPHVKTHMSPEIAAMQLEAGAWGLTVATPRQAMAARGFGARRLVLANQIVDPAGLDWIAAECERDPGFELYSFADSVAGVDILAGHKPARPYQVLVEMGHAGGRAGCRSLDDLLALARHVQETPGVELAGVAGYEGALTTAAEVRAYLRVLQDAVEHLRIRNPLLSVGGSQWFDVIGRELVATQATIVLRSGAYVTHDDGYYREHTPYNRMDGELRPALEVWAHVLSTPEPGLAVVGMGKRDAPYDEGLPIPKRGGVTVLKMQDQHTLVHADGLRPGDLLAFGISHPCTAFDKWRALPVVDREYRIVGYVHTRF, encoded by the coding sequence ATGCGAGAAGCCCTCGGGCGGTCGATCTTCGACGGCGGCCTGTCGTTCCCCCTGATGGTGGTGCACCGCGACGCGCTCGAACACAACGTCGCACTCGTGGCCGCCTTCGCGCGCGACCACGGCATGCGGCTCGCGCCGCACGTCAAGACCCACATGTCGCCCGAGATCGCCGCCATGCAACTGGAGGCGGGCGCGTGGGGGCTGACCGTGGCCACCCCGCGGCAGGCCATGGCGGCCCGCGGGTTCGGCGCCCGGCGTCTCGTGCTGGCCAACCAGATCGTGGACCCCGCCGGGCTCGACTGGATCGCCGCCGAGTGCGAGCGCGACCCGGGGTTCGAGCTCTACAGCTTCGCCGACTCCGTGGCCGGGGTGGACATCCTCGCCGGGCACAAGCCCGCCCGGCCGTACCAGGTGCTGGTCGAGATGGGCCACGCGGGCGGGCGGGCCGGCTGCCGCTCGCTGGACGACCTGCTCGCCCTCGCCCGCCACGTCCAGGAGACGCCCGGCGTCGAGCTGGCCGGCGTCGCCGGCTACGAGGGCGCCCTGACCACCGCGGCGGAGGTCCGAGCCTACCTGCGGGTGCTGCAGGACGCCGTCGAGCACCTGCGGATCAGGAACCCCCTCCTGTCGGTCGGCGGCAGCCAGTGGTTCGACGTGATCGGCCGCGAGCTCGTCGCCACCCAGGCCACGATCGTGCTGCGCAGCGGCGCGTACGTCACCCACGACGACGGCTACTACCGCGAGCACACCCCGTACAACCGGATGGACGGCGAGCTGCGGCCCGCGCTGGAGGTGTGGGCGCACGTGCTGTCCACCCCCGAGCCGGGGCTGGCCGTCGTCGGCATGGGCAAGCGCGACGCCCCCTACGACGAGGGGCTGCCCATCCCCAAGCGCGGCGGGGTCACGGTGCTGAAGATGCAGGACCAGCACACGCTCGTGCACGCCGACGGGCTGCGACCCGGCGACCTGCTCGCCTTCGGCATCTCCCACCCGTGCACGGCGTTCGACAAGTGGCGGGCGCTGCCGGTGGTGGACCGCGAGTACCGGATCGTCGGCTACGTCCACACCCGCTTCTAG